A stretch of Candidatus Poribacteria bacterium DNA encodes these proteins:
- a CDS encoding HEAT repeat domain-containing protein — MKKVIIIPLVVLLLASFGCQDKQRGPSNLSVGKSKLIDSGNALEAVELLEKAEQEEVNKLEPRALLVIAYSHGLATGDAASLGVEAKFKNQRTQRIQELTDAEMRQILQILSTPSRVQKAGLQALVDKGPEVSTIILESLAKGRYPALHENFTEMLVQIGSGGLDLILAKLTDEMTPPALKIKLVRVLSKIRDAKSIDALKTLQSQTDEAALAMEINTTLYQLGEAAYKQAIIDGLNHSDVAVRRAAAKAMVDIPDISTKVLIAGLEDDDSEVVASLVKALAVHQDAAAVDPLVKILTSELNKDPKQAAIDTLDIYGENKLTGGLAKPITMLLIGGTVTDPDNRLYLVQLLKREPFQRQLRALQSVEGLVDKLYQYHQNTETVGLVKRALSELLDAVGK; from the coding sequence ATGAAAAAAGTTATAATTATCCCACTGGTCGTCCTACTGCTCGCGAGTTTTGGGTGTCAGGATAAACAGAGGGGACCGAGCAATCTATCAGTGGGCAAGAGTAAATTGATTGATAGCGGGAACGCCTTGGAAGCCGTTGAATTGCTTGAAAAAGCGGAGCAGGAAGAGGTAAATAAACTCGAACCGCGCGCCTTACTTGTTATTGCTTATTCTCATGGACTTGCTACCGGAGACGCTGCCAGCCTTGGGGTTGAAGCCAAATTCAAGAATCAACGAACGCAACGCATACAAGAACTGACCGATGCTGAAATGAGACAGATCCTGCAAATTCTCAGCACACCCTCACGCGTACAGAAAGCCGGTTTACAGGCACTTGTGGATAAGGGACCCGAAGTATCGACAATAATTCTCGAGAGTCTCGCGAAGGGAAGATATCCCGCACTTCACGAAAATTTTACAGAGATGCTCGTCCAGATCGGATCTGGCGGTCTTGATTTAATTTTAGCCAAGCTCACTGATGAAATGACACCGCCTGCTCTCAAGATTAAGTTGGTACGGGTGCTATCTAAAATCAGGGACGCGAAAAGCATAGATGCGTTAAAAACCCTGCAAAGTCAGACAGACGAGGCTGCCTTGGCGATGGAGATTAATACGACGCTCTATCAACTCGGTGAGGCGGCATATAAGCAGGCAATCATCGATGGCTTAAATCATAGCGATGTTGCTGTCCGACGCGCCGCCGCGAAAGCTATGGTAGATATTCCCGACATATCAACGAAGGTACTCATTGCAGGATTGGAAGACGATGACTCCGAAGTCGTCGCATCACTTGTAAAAGCACTCGCCGTCCATCAGGATGCTGCTGCTGTTGACCCACTTGTGAAAATCCTTACCAGTGAATTAAACAAAGACCCGAAACAAGCCGCGATTGATACGCTTGATATTTATGGAGAAAACAAACTCACGGGCGGCTTAGCAAAGCCGATTACGATGCTGCTCATTGGTGGAACGGTTACCGATCCAGACAATCGTTTATATCTTGTGCAGCTGCTCAAAAGAGAGCCGTTTCAAAGGCAGCTGAGGGCATTACAGTCGGTCGAAGGATTGGTAGACAAGCTCTATCAATATCACCAAAATACCGAGACGGTCGGGCTCGTCAAAAGAGCACTTAGTGAACTTCTTGACGCAGTTGGTAAGTGA
- a CDS encoding HEAT repeat domain-containing protein codes for MKKLLMILLLIGVVSFGCQQKQVITQLEVGRGKLFAGLSLEAAQHLERAEVEEENKVEPRALLVLAYSNAISTGAARTHNVEARYQSARDQRVGQLGEYEIKKVLQLLGERHRVQKDAIQVLIDRGAPAVPFVLEDIVKNRYRAVHGDFIQILIGIGTPAINDILKAAGDSNTPLDAKIQLIRIIGDIGDPSAIVGLETLQNATTDEGLKMEINTALYHLGSEDSEGKIVAGLADDNVVVRRAAAKSMMYLKEHPTDMLIDALDDSDDTVRMDVAKALLKYPDAGAVDGLLAILTNGSSLNTKQAAIDTLNHYAENGLADGLAPRLITILTNPEVVNHEDRLRIVQLLKKPALIKQIDEADQYDNLPHKIDVFYRETETNDMVKDALNELLLAIEPDTEDLESEN; via the coding sequence ATGAAGAAACTTTTGATGATATTACTGCTTATAGGGGTTGTAAGCTTCGGCTGCCAGCAGAAACAGGTCATCACCCAACTTGAAGTTGGCAGAGGTAAGTTGTTTGCAGGACTCTCACTGGAGGCCGCTCAGCACCTTGAACGTGCTGAAGTGGAGGAGGAAAACAAAGTTGAACCTCGCGCACTCCTCGTTCTTGCATATAGCAACGCTATTTCAACGGGCGCCGCGAGAACCCATAATGTAGAAGCCAGATACCAAAGTGCACGTGACCAGCGCGTTGGTCAATTGGGTGAGTATGAAATAAAGAAAGTTCTGCAACTCCTCGGTGAGCGGCATAGAGTACAAAAAGATGCTATACAAGTCCTGATTGATAGGGGCGCGCCAGCCGTACCTTTCGTTTTGGAAGACATCGTTAAAAATCGGTATCGCGCTGTCCATGGCGACTTCATTCAAATCTTGATAGGAATCGGCACGCCAGCTATTAACGACATACTCAAGGCAGCTGGTGATAGCAACACGCCTCTTGATGCGAAGATTCAACTTATACGTATCATAGGGGATATAGGGGACCCATCTGCCATAGTAGGATTAGAGACACTCCAAAATGCAACCACTGATGAAGGGTTGAAGATGGAAATTAATACCGCACTCTATCACCTCGGCAGCGAAGACTCCGAAGGTAAAATCGTCGCCGGTTTGGCTGATGATAATGTTGTGGTCCGACGCGCCGCCGCAAAATCTATGATGTACCTCAAGGAACATCCTACAGACATGCTGATTGATGCGCTTGACGATTCTGATGACACCGTACGGATGGACGTTGCTAAAGCACTGCTGAAATATCCCGACGCAGGGGCTGTTGACGGTCTCCTCGCAATCCTCACAAACGGTTCGAGTCTCAACACGAAACAGGCGGCTATTGATACGCTAAACCATTATGCCGAAAATGGACTCGCTGATGGATTAGCCCCACGTTTAATCACAATATTGACGAACCCCGAGGTCGTCAACCATGAAGATAGACTCCGTATTGTTCAACTTCTCAAGAAACCTGCTTTGATAAAGCAAATAGATGAGGCTGACCAATACGATAATCTGCCCCACAAAATTGACGTTTTCTATCGGGAGAC